The stretch of DNA atttatgtaaactagaagcttgggctgatgaatggcaaatgagctttaatggggataaatgtaaggtcatgcacttgggtagaagtaataagatgtataattatgtgcttaattctaaaactttgggcaaaaccatcaatgaaaaagacctgggtgtatgggtggatgacaaactcatattcaggggccagtgtcagacagctgctacaaaggcaaataaaataatgggatgcattaaaagaggcatagatgctcatgaggagaatataattttacctctatacaagtcactagttcgaccacacttagaatactgtgcacagttctggtctccggtgtataagaaagacatagctgaactggagcgggtgcagagaagagcgaccaaggttattagaggactggggggtctgcaataccaagataggttattacacttggggctatttagtttggaaaaatgaagactaaggggtgatcttattttaatgtataaatatatgaggggacagtacaaagacctttctgatgatcttttaatcatagacctgaaacagggacaaggggtcatcctctacgtttggaggaaagaaggtttaacccctttctgacctcggacgggatagtacgtccgaggtcagaagccccgctttgatgcagggctccgcggtgagcccgcataaaagccgggacatgtcagctgttttgaacagctgacatgtgcccgtaataggtgcgggcagaatcgcgatttgcccgcacctattaactagttaaatgccgctgtcaaacgcaaacagaggcatttaactaccgcttccggccgggcggccggaaatgatgtcatcgccgacccccgtcacatgatcgggggtcggcgatgcgtcaggatggtaaccatagaggtccttgagacctctatggttactgattgcccgtcgctgtgagcgccaccctgtggtcggcgctcacagcacacctccatttctgctacatagcagcgatcagcagatcgctgctatgtagcagaggcgatcgagttgtgcctgcttctagcctctcatggaggctattgaagcatggcaaaagtttaaaaaaaaagttaaaaaaaatgtgaaaaaaataaaaaaaaatataaaagtttaaatcaccccccttttgccccaatcaaaataaatcaataaaaaaaaaaccaaatctacacatatttggtatcgccgcgctcagaatcgcccgatcaattaaaaaaaagcattaacctgatcgctaaacggcgtagcgagaaaaaaatttcgaaacgccagaattacgttttttaggtcaccgcgacattgcattaaaatgcaataacgggtgatcaaaagaacgtatctgcaccgaaatgttatcattaaaaatgtcatctcagcacgcaaaaaaaataagccctcaaccgaccccagatcatgaaaaatggagacgctacgagtatcggaaaatggcgcaatttttttatttatttattttcttttttagcaaagtttggaattttttttcaccacttagataaaaaataacctagtcatgttaggtgtctatgaactcgtactgacctggagaagcataatgtcaggtcagttttagcatttagtgaacctagcaaaaaagccaaacaaaaaacaagtgtgggattgcactttttttgcaatttcaccgcacttggaatttttttcccgttttctagtacacgacatgctaaaaccaatgatgtcgttcaaaagtacaactcgtcccgcaaaaaataagcccttacatggccaaattgacggaaaaataaaaaagttatggctctgggaaggaggggagcgaaaaacgaacacagaaaaacgaaaaatcccaaggtcatgaaggggttaagcataataacaggcgcaggttctttactgtaagagcagtgagactatggaactctctgccgtatgatgttgtagtgagtgattcattacttaaatttaagagaggactggatgctttctggaaaagtataatgttacagggtatatacactagattccttgatagggcgttgatccagggaactagtctgattgccgtatgtggagtcgggaaggaattttttcccccaatgtggagcttactctttgccacatgggttttttgccttcttctggatcaacatgttagggcaagttaggttaggctatgggttgaactagatggacttaaagtcttccttcaaccttaataactatgttacgatatcagcctcatcaggtctagtgGATCTATTTAATAGTGGGTACTCTTTTTAATGTAAATATGCCACCAGATTTCACATTACACATTTTGAAAGTGGTATAAAAtggtaaaaatatataatattaacTAGTGTTTACAAAAAATAGAAAAGGAACAGGTCTAATTAGAAATTGCACTTTATGCCATCACTTGTTGTATTACAGTATAATACATCAGCACCTTGTGCAACAAAATTAGATTAATTCCCAAACTTACATTTATATATGTGCTGATCAGGCATAATATTGAGTTCACACATAAGAGATAGCCAAACAATATGTGAGATAGCACAACCTGAGTGGGTTGAGgaaactcgcttggcaacgggaattAAAGCACAAATGCACggtttctccacataaacagtctatccggtttattaaGACTCATAAACCGCACCACGAAtagttcattatttacatcaacagagcacgttaaccaccgacagtctgttccaatggcagatacgtctccacccataaccccctttatctggagttaccttccaggagctccggctccacacactgactcctgtcaatcCTGGTTtccaggggaaagctgcctcagtggggtcaccgtccttgtgaccagggcacctcagatagtccagatccgcagtaggaactgtagcttccccaacacagtagccgtcccaggctctgcagatacggcctctccgtGCGCTATTCAGAAAGTCCAGTCCCAGTCACTTCCAACACATAGACCTTCAGTCCATGATCTCAACATGTGCTTCCAGTCCActtcaggacattccaacacacagaccattcagtccatagccttagCAGGtggttccaggaatccagtccactccaggacattccaacacacaggctatacaggaactcacactctgaacccatgtgacccacaccctggtcacattacaaagTTGTAACcattcccataggtgggaggtgtgaggTGTATGTGGTTAGCCAGTGCCGaccagctcaccagctaaccctatcagcccccttataagtaaacacaacacacacttgtggaactataagtcccagcataaccatatcattttgggcttacagcgcagagcacctctacgacacataccagccatttacaagAATGTCAGTCCCAAATTCACCATCATAATTATGTCTCCAAGCACATCCTGGCTGTAATATGGGTCACTGCGTCACAAATAGTAGGTACAGTAGGTGGTCCTATTTTTCTGGCTGATCAGTACAGGGGCACACATATTGCCGGTGCATAGAGGCCTGGAGGTGGAGGGCGGGCGGTCGGCACCAGTGACTATTTCATACTTCCTCAGACACACATTCAGCGTGCTTGTGACTGAGGGCGCAGGGTAGTGACATCATGCACCATGGTGGAAACGCTGATGTCAGTTGCAAGCTCCTGCGCCAGCTGTAGAAGAGGACACCGAGCAGAGTGGAAGAAGGTGAGTGTTATTGTAGAAGTGTATTACAAAACAGGAGACATTATAGCAGGATGTGGCATATATATACATGGAtgtggcacattataccaggatgggtgcatatctacctggatggggcacatatctatctggatggggcacattataccaggatgggtgcatatctacctggatggggcacatatctacctggatggggcacattataccaggaatgaCACATATCTACATGGATGGGACACATTATACCATGATTTGgttcatatatacctggatggggcacatatataccaggatggacacATAtctacctggatggggcacatatttaccaggatggggcacatatcTTCTTGGATAGACACATAGCTACCTGGATGGACATATAgctacctggatggggcacattataccaggatgtggcaTATATCTtcctggatggggcacattatagcaGTATAAGGCACATATCTACCTGGTTGAGGTCCATTATAGCAGTATGAGGCACATAtctacctggatggggcacatatcTACCTGAATGGGgcacattatatcaggatgggacacattatacTGGTGTGGACGATATATATGTATGAGGATGGAGGAAATGTATGCCAGGATAGGGGGCACTATACCAGGATAGGGCACATTATTCCATCCctggatggggaccaggatgggacacattatCCCAGGAAAGGGCCCAGTctagggcacattataccaggaaggggaccatgatggggcacattatacaagGAAGAGTACCAGAATGGGGCACATTGTCCCAGGAAAGGGACCAGGATTGGTCACATTATCCCAgaaagaggcccaggatggaggacattattactggaaaggatCTCCCTTATTATGTGGCGTCCTTTGTTATGTACAGTGCTATCCCATTATCACACCGTATTATATCATGTTATATATAGCACTGTCCCTTACATAGcgtattttcattatttttattattcacagtgccctctctttattacatagtcctcacttgttagatataaaatggctgctgatggagcagcatctgaccagaagaccagtccatcagtcGCATCCAGaatagaagctttcccatgctccatcagcagtcatttcagtttatatctaacacgagaggacagtatgtaataaagaacagggtGCAATAAATAACAAATATAATGAGGACCTGAAATGTAAGGAATGATGCGGTACATAACAAAAGAgggcactatgtaataagggaaGGTGCTGTGCATAACAAGAGAGAGCACTATGCAATAAGGAACGGTGCTatccataacaagagagggcactataTAAAAAGGgaaggtgctgtacataacaagagagggcactatgCAATAAGGAATGGTGCTACACATAACAAGCGAGGGCACTATGCaataagggatggtgctgtacataacaagagagggcactgtgtaataagggatgacAATATACACAATGAGAGGAGACGATGTAATAGATAAATATTTAGAGCATGGTTGCCAGAAAAATAGGtggcccaaacacatttcttgcacaggggccccaagctgtcagtgtctgcccctgcatCAGTATATGTATGTTATGAGACAAGTGTATATGACCTGTAGGATCAGATTTGAAACATGACAATTCATTTGTGAGTTTCCTAATGGCCGGTGTATATCAGCCATGTGGTTACCCTATACCCATTCAGCAATTGTACACTGATATACAGCTATACTGCCACctagtgacaaactcaacaaattgcAAAGTGCTTTGAGGTATTAAAGGGAAAGTTTGCCTAAAAAACTAAATCTTGATCAAAATGTGTAGAAACGAATCAGCTCGGagtctactttaaccccttagtgacacagACAATTTTCATTTACTCTTATCTTTCCTTTTTCCAAGAgccttattttttatatttttctgtcgaCAGAGGAGTACAAAAACtcctttttttgtgggacgagttgtagtttgttttaccatataatgaaagGAAGACGAGTGGAGTCATACGGTGGATTTTTATCTACAGACAAATATCTCATGGTTACACGCCATAAATGCGTCAAATTCTACTACCATATAGCACACGAATGAGGAAGATTTATCAGAACCTTATAACAAAAAAAACTAGCTTTGTttcccacagcaaccaatcacagcgcagcttttattttgtgagaagcacctgtagttagTAAGGCAGGTGTCGCCGGGGGATTCGAGCTAGTAGGCTTTGGAATAGACCTGTAGCCCATGCACCCACAGATGCCCAGTTGAGAAGACAATTACGATCTGTCTGGTGCCGTCTACCTTAGGATTTATCATTTTCTCACATTCACCCTCACAATTTGCCCTTTTTAGAGAACGTTTGCAGGAGCAGGTCATTGTATTGTATCATCCCTTCGAGATCATACCCCGGGTCGAAGGAAGGCCCCTTCTCTAAAAGCATGACGGAGAGCATTAGGGCGCAGTGAGCAGTGAGTCCCCATATGGTAAATCTCTTCTTGGTTTCTGCGTCCACGTAGAAGAATTGATGGACCGTTAGTGATCCGAAGGGCGGTATATCTAGCGGCATAGGGGCGTAGTCCTCTGTGCTAACGAAAAACTCCAGAGGAACAAGAAATGCGTCGGCCACTTCATCGGGGTTCAGCGTAGGCTGAAATGTGCTTTCAACGATACCGACAACCGGGGTGACCATGGACTTGGGAGACTGGAAGACAACAATATAGTATAGTGTGATATGGACTGGCAAATTAAACAAGGCATTGTAGGTAACATCAAACATCATGGTGAAACTCATCAATAGTGTCGCTTTATATGTCAGTCCTAATCCAGAGTTCATCGGAGGATGAGGAGCCAAAGTAACTAAGACGCTCATGACTATGGATGAGTTTGGCGCATCTTTCAGCTTCATGGACTGGAGTATATTTCTGCTATAATTTACGCCACTTTTGGGTTAGTAAATTTGAAGCTGATAGACCAGTGTTCCCTAGCTCCAGTCCtttaaggcccaccaacaggtcatgcaattatcacctgggcaatactaaggaaatcctgaaaacatgacctgttggtgggccttgaggactggagttggggaacactgatagaCCACAATTTTGTCAAGTTTACACCAAATTTTAAAAAATCTGGTGCAAAATTGTTAAATGTGTTTCATGAAAATTTTCGactttttaacaacaatttttctgGAATATAGAGCTTGATGAATTACCTATCCCCTTTATACCCAAACCATTGTTCATCTGATCTCTCCTTTGGAGAACAACAGTATAAAAGTAATTAAAGGTTTAAGCCTAAACAAGTTATCCTATCCACTGGATTATTATTGGATCTTTGAAGACTACTCatattttgctacctcacaacctggaattttacttttttagggttttgCCTTGTTTCAtggaaagaacatgcctacaactgtgaacacttgtttttatttttattgtgaagcaaataggacaaaataactgaaactaTAGTGTGCAAAaccattcacccccctaaagtcagtactttgcagagcctccttttgtggaaaTTACAGCtgcagtcactttggataagtctctatgaaatttccacatcttgtcactgggaAAACTCCTCCaacctccttcaagttagatggttttcatttgttgaacagcaatcttcaagtctaaccacagattctcaattggactaACGTCTGGGCTTTGACTCGGCCACTACAAAATATTTcaagtttccccttaaaccactagagcgttgctttagcagtatgctttggtgtcattgtcttgttggaaggtgagcctCTGTCcccgtctcaaatcactgacagactgaaacaggcttTGCTCAAGAGAATATCCCTTTATTACACACCATCTATGTTCTGTTTGATTTAGacaattttccctgtccctgcattTGAAAAACATCCCctcagcatgatactgccaccaccaccatgtttcactatggggatggtgttcttagggtgatgaactgtgttggtttggtgccaaacatagtgtttaccttggtgggcaaaaagatcaattttggtctcatctgaccacagcaatgTTGTTTGGAGATCTAAATGGTCtaaatggtgttgtttggttagtggtgcctcttgttaattgggatgcagcctctgggctttcagaaaaggtaaagtgcatatactgacagacatgtgacacttagattacaCACAGGGGGACTtcattcactaagcatgtgacttatgaaggttattgcttgcaccagaaatttttaggggcttcataacaaaaggggtgaatacatatgcacatgacaattttaagttatttgatcccataaatttaatttttgcctatatttttctcacttcacaaaCTTAGACtaattagtgctgatgcatcacatacaAATCAGGTTACAAAAAATATGTAAACTTAGGTTGTACTGTAACGAAATAGGTAAAAatacaagggggggggggaggtgaataTTTTTGCAAGCCATTGTATAAGACATTAATCCATTGATTATAAACTCCAGTACCCAAAACAGGCTGGAAATAAAACTGAAAAAGGAGTATAGAAGTAATACACCTTCTTCATTGTGCTCATTGGCAGGGGTCTCGGAAGTCCAAGCCTCTCTGATCAAACATCCATGGCCGAAAATAATTATTTTAACATCATATTacaaaaaccagttacaaggtcttGTGATTTATATTTACCCGGGAAAAAGTAGAAGCTAGCTTGCCAACGATTTCTACTTGCTCAGGACACAGGCCGATCTCTTCTTGGGCTTCTCGGAGAGCCGTCTGGATATCATCTTCTTCTGAATGTTCCTGTTTTCCGCCAGGAAAGCAcacatctcccggcatcgtttttaGCTAAGAAAAAAATATTAGCACGTGTGTGAATAGCAACTTATTTGCTATCAAGTGTAAACAAATTCTGTAGCATTGTACAccgaaaaaaaatcacttttaaaGTTCTCAGTCTACTGTGGAGGTATGAACTGTTGGGCCGACCATACATATTAGATTAATGTCAGCCAAAATTGGAGATTTCAGCTGGAATTTCTGACTATCCCATGTGTAGGGAGGCTCATCAAGTTTCCAGATGACAAATTTTGAGTGAGATAACTGTAGACCAGATCAATTTCGACATGCTTTCACAGAAGCTAAGCCATCACCGAACATGTCTGGTCATCTCATCCCTTATGTCCTTTTCCCCATAAAGAACTTATCCATGCTAGGCCAAGTGTGCACATGTACTTAGACTGGAGTTATTGCTTTTGAGCTAGCAAATGTTTTCAGTCAGGCAGATAAAATGTATGGACAATTTGGAGTGGAAAATCAAAATTTCGAAGGAGGATTTGgaaagtttctgctccaaaaacttctTGGAGTGCGCATAGCCATTGAGCGGAAACTTAAGGTTTTTGGGGAGTTTTGAGATTTCGAGGAAGATCTGGTAACTTTCTGCTCAAAAAAACTCAATGGCACATAGGGTTATTTACACTCCGTCGCAGTGGTCGAGTTTTCCCATgtgaagacacttcaggaaaacaCCGGTGGCCATTTCATGGAGGTGACTTTGTTGACGGCATCGCCATTTTTCTTGAGGTGGTCCCACCACCAGTGGCCTTACTCTACATCTTTTTGAATATTTCTGTGCATTTTATGGAGCGCTTTTGCAGAATCTGCCTGAAAAACATGTCGTGCGTATAGCCTAATGATGCCTGGATTTGGCCTCCTGTCATTTTCGGCAGATAGTCAAAAGCCAATACAATCTCTGTAATGAGAGGAACGACCTTATCGATCATAGAGGATCAATATTCTGCTTTCTATTACAGTTTTGTGCTGGAACCAAATGACACTTCCCGAATTGTCAGATGATATTGATGGAGGTTCACATGGATGTAGAATTACGGTTTTCAGGTCTACGGATATAGAAGGCAGATGAAACAATATTGGTTTATGTTTTTTATGCTTTCTAAGTAAAACATCTTTTCGAGATGCGACGCCGAAATGAGACATAACAGCAGATAATTGTTCCGTGTTAGCGACGAGCGTATTAGAACGGAGCATATAATGAAGATCGAAGTGTGGGAAATACGCAACACAGATCCGACGGTGACTTACTTGCATTGATCTGACAGTCAGGAGAAGATGTGGCTTCCCTTCTTTAATTAATAGGGGGAGCAGGATCGAAGCTTTCGGGAGAGGAATGTGGGTGTATCGACTGCCAACATTATATTTCTCGAGGCGGCTCTTGATCTTCTCCCTAATACTGGTCATAAAACAGATAAAAATCAGGTTGGAAATTCACAGTGAAGACAGAGGTAATTATAACCCGGGACTGTACACTTCTCATTGTACATGTCATCTCTCCCTTCACGTTTTAATGAGAAGTTTCATCCCTGCAATGGTCAATATCCTTCATGGGCCTAGTCGGGGCAGAGTGCCAACGGGTCCCTCCTCGCCTTCCAAGagacataacattttttttttactttcctgtCGACACTGACATGCGGGggcttatttatttacttttttagttttgaaggacaccatttaTTTCACTATATACAGTAATGTGCTTAAAAAAATATTCGGAAAAAAATATCCATCATTGTTATTTTGCGTTTTTTGCAAAGTTCAACCTCTGTGAGCACAAATCCACAAGGTCCAATTTTTCTACGGAAATTGCTGATGCTATACTGTGGCTCCTTTAAGGGTTTGTCGAGGCatggggctcaagtctgcagtcactcagtgtGAATTCTCACGGCGAGCacattgcacgctgtcaggattctccattgCCAGAGTAGTGAGAGGGCGGTCATGTAACCACAAGTAGGTGATTTGCATGCTCTCGGTCAcaatccgactagacgtgtccggcctcactcaatacacttgcattgagcgaagcCAACCACGTCTAGTTAGCACATGACACGTATGCAAATCAGATACTTGTAATCATGTGTCTATCTGCTCCAGGCGAATCCTGACGGCGTGCACACTACACActttgagaattcacaagtctgcagtcacatagagtgactgcaaacttgaacCCCAAGTCTGGACAAACCTGTTAAggaatccattttttttattgctttttttgctCACCCGTAGACAGCACACAAAAGAGACTATGAAATTTGTGCCATGAAAAAGCCTGCTGATCTGCGCTGCCCTATGGAATAAAACTGGTctgagtgctgtccgtttttttttttttttcacagacagcacTCGAGCCAAAAAATATTCTCGTGTGCACCGCACTTAGATTTTTTTCCCCACATTTTCAACACTttacatggtaaaatgaatggcgccgtttaaaactacaactcgtgatgcaaaacacaagccctaattaaaaaaaaagaaaaagaaacgatgactagttaaaaggaTGAAAAGATGAAAACAAAAAATATGTGTTTGCTTAGGCCCCTTCACACGTCCGTGTTTCTGGTACGTGTGGTGTCCATTTTCATACGtacggagacacacacacacaccacacccagTATAATCTTTGGGGCTGTCCGTGTGACCCAGACTAAAGCCAGTCCGGATGACAATACAATGACATAAATGTGACATCCGCATGCCGACCGTGTGCCACGTaccggaatagaatgcagaatagaaatgacaaaTGTTTATGTGATAATGTTTTAAAGATAGAAatttacagtggagaaaataagtatttgatacactgccgattttgcaagttttcccacctacatagaatggagaggtctgtaatttttatcataggtacacttcacctgtgagagacagaacttaaaaataaaaaaaaacagaaaatcacattgtatgatttttacataattaatttgcattttatgcatgaaataagtatttgatacaatagaaaaacagaacttaatatttggtacagaaacctttgtttgcagttacagaggtcagacttttcctgtagttcttgaccaggtttgcacacattgcagcagggattttggccccctcctccatacagatcatcTCCAGAtcgttcaggtttcggggctgtcgctgagcAACATGgattttcagctccctccaaagattttctattggcttcaggtctggagactggctaggccactccaggaccttgtaatgcttcttacagagcctctccttagttgccctagctgtgagttttgggtcattgtcatgctggaagacccagtcacaacCCATCTTTcaaagg from Ranitomeya imitator isolate aRanImi1 chromosome 9, aRanImi1.pri, whole genome shotgun sequence encodes:
- the NUDT7 gene encoding peroxisomal coenzyme A diphosphatase NUDT7; amino-acid sequence: MSLAAQGPAPSAVMAGPSSDMWRISPGEDNAEEQSADDNSIREKIKSRLEKYNVGSRYTHIPLPKASILLPLLIKEGKPHLLLTVRSMQLKTMPGDVCFPGGKQEHSEEDDIQTALREAQEEIGLCPEQVEIVGKLASTFSRSPKSMVTPVVGIVESTFQPTLNPDEVADAFLVPLEFFVSTEDYAPMPLDIPPFGSLTVHQFFYVDAETKKRFTIWGLTAHCALMLSVMLLEKGPSFDPGYDLEGMIQYNDLLLQTFSKKGKL